The Dehalogenimonas sp. 4OHTPN genome window below encodes:
- a CDS encoding cytochrome c biogenesis protein ResB: MILNAVLRFFSSVRVALWIILLLAIVSLSGTLLRQMPPVVAADPELVQLWLEQVARPAYGGLTGVLDFLGLFDVFHSPVFLVLGSLLIVSITVCSLKRWPSLIKISRGVDSEDALRLLDKGHATRATSRLSAGDGVAAIENFFTKRSYRLRHLSSGEVKLFLADKNRLAPWGTYAIHLSLILLIAGYLVGSYSGYSNDSFIVAEGETRDIGAPYGISVHLESFEDEYYATGAPKDYRAQVQLLSAGVVIKEGLIRVNYPMEYGGLRIYQSFFGSAVRIGVANSSSGVEVFNGSIALADGFAAEGYQRFSGTLDLNAQNLFVYLISPAAGGDPVIPADSIRLEFYDGEQPEGQFIDFINIPIGQHAEFQGLVFSPEEMTQFSGFQLREDPGLGLVWASLALFMLGLVLVFYFPHRQIIVSIKPDTKGSRISFTALGKKNQSAIEEMEAFGRAVAATGQIAPKTPGKENMN, encoded by the coding sequence ATGATTTTGAACGCAGTACTGCGGTTTTTTAGTTCGGTCAGGGTCGCTCTATGGATCATTCTGCTTTTAGCAATCGTCAGCTTGTCCGGAACGCTTTTACGTCAAATGCCCCCGGTAGTGGCGGCAGATCCGGAGTTGGTACAGTTATGGCTGGAACAGGTTGCCCGTCCTGCATATGGGGGTCTAACCGGTGTCCTTGATTTCCTGGGGTTATTCGATGTATTCCATTCCCCAGTGTTCCTTGTTCTTGGCAGCCTGCTTATTGTCAGTATCACCGTGTGCTCCCTGAAACGGTGGCCCAGTCTGATCAAGATTTCCCGAGGTGTGGACAGTGAAGACGCTCTCCGATTGCTGGACAAAGGTCACGCCACCAGGGCTACCAGCCGCCTTTCAGCCGGAGACGGCGTTGCTGCCATAGAAAATTTCTTCACAAAGAGAAGCTATCGGCTGCGGCACCTGTCATCCGGTGAGGTGAAACTGTTCCTGGCAGACAAAAACCGATTAGCCCCTTGGGGAACCTACGCCATCCACTTGAGCCTGATATTACTGATCGCGGGTTACCTTGTCGGAAGTTATTCAGGATACTCCAACGATTCTTTTATCGTTGCCGAAGGCGAAACCCGGGACATCGGAGCCCCATATGGCATCTCCGTTCACCTTGAATCATTCGAGGATGAATACTACGCAACAGGGGCGCCCAAAGATTACAGGGCTCAGGTCCAGCTGCTATCCGCTGGAGTTGTCATCAAGGAAGGATTGATCCGTGTCAATTATCCGATGGAATACGGCGGCCTCCGGATATACCAGTCATTCTTCGGGTCAGCAGTAAGGATCGGGGTTGCCAATTCTTCGTCGGGCGTTGAGGTTTTCAATGGCTCCATCGCATTGGCTGACGGCTTCGCCGCGGAAGGGTATCAACGTTTTTCAGGCACCCTCGATCTCAATGCTCAAAACCTGTTTGTTTACCTGATTTCACCCGCCGCCGGCGGCGACCCGGTGATTCCGGCTGACAGCATCCGCCTGGAGTTCTACGATGGGGAACAGCCGGAAGGTCAATTTATCGATTTTATCAATATCCCTATCGGACAGCATGCTGAATTCCAGGGATTGGTTTTCTCCCCCGAAGAGATGACCCAATTCTCCGGGTTCCAACTGAGGGAGGACCCTGGGTTAGGACTAGTTTGGGCATCACTCGCCCTATTCATGCTCGGGCTGGTTTTAGTATTCTATTTCCCCCACCGTCAGATAATTGTTTCCATAAAGCCTGATACCAAGGGTAGCAGGATTAGTTTTACTGCGTTGGGCAAGAAAAACCAGTCTGCGATCGAAGAAATGGAAGCCTTTGGACGCGCTGTTGCGGCCACTGGGCAGATAGCACCAAAAACACCAGGAAAGGAAAACATGAACTGA
- the ccsB gene encoding c-type cytochrome biogenesis protein CcsB, which translates to MQAIFFWGSLLALGLIFLLLVAYFLTLRSNKGMEAGATLRQTMMGMLVLSFVLLSGLIITRWVDTGHGPFTSMWEFAVAFAWGIIGLGLLYWMRYRLMLVTGASAVVALALIGFGAYLFATGEFDPSAPSDLVPALQQSFLLSTHVAAAALSYGAFAIGFVASIMFLSQRKQAKPWMPAPETLDRLSYHTVIVGFPLLTLVIILGAIWAEYSWGRYWSWDPKETAALVTWFFYAAYLHTRVLKGWQGVRSAWLLVIAFLAVIFTFFGNYFFEGLHAFEVV; encoded by the coding sequence ATGCAGGCTATTTTCTTCTGGGGCAGTCTCCTGGCACTAGGTCTCATCTTCCTGTTACTGGTCGCCTATTTTCTGACGCTGCGCAGCAATAAGGGCATGGAAGCCGGCGCCACGCTGCGGCAAACGATGATGGGAATGCTGGTACTTTCCTTCGTCCTCCTGAGCGGCTTAATCATCACCAGGTGGGTAGATACCGGTCACGGGCCATTTACCAGCATGTGGGAATTCGCCGTAGCTTTTGCCTGGGGAATAATCGGCCTTGGGCTGTTATACTGGATGCGCTATCGTCTGATGCTGGTCACCGGTGCCTCCGCGGTTGTTGCCCTCGCGCTAATCGGCTTTGGAGCCTACCTATTTGCCACCGGCGAGTTTGACCCCTCAGCCCCTTCTGACCTGGTGCCAGCACTGCAGCAAAGCTTCCTTTTGTCAACCCATGTGGCGGCCGCGGCTCTCTCCTACGGCGCTTTTGCTATAGGCTTTGTAGCTTCAATCATGTTCCTGTCCCAACGGAAACAGGCTAAACCCTGGATGCCGGCGCCGGAGACATTGGACCGCCTCAGTTATCATACGGTCATCGTCGGGTTTCCCCTGCTCACTCTGGTTATCATTCTCGGCGCCATCTGGGCTGAGTATTCCTGGGGCCGCTATTGGTCATGGGACCCTAAAGAAACCGCGGCGCTGGTCACCTGGTTTTTTTACGCCGCCTACCTGCATACACGTGTTCTCAAAGGCTGGCAGGGTGTCCGTTCGGCGTGGTTACTGGTCATCGCTTTCCTGGCGGTGATCTTCACATTTTTTGGAAATTACTTTTTTGAAGGCTTGCACGCCTTTGAGGTGGTATAG
- a CDS encoding CoA-binding protein: MSRIPRIEKELLTNSRTIAVVGASPDPQRHSNAVMGYLIASGYRVIPINPTVESVLGRKSYPDLNSVPYKIDIVNVFRAPDKVMPTIEEAIKAGAGALWLQEGVVNEEAAARARQAGLPVVMDRCIAKVHATINRLKH, encoded by the coding sequence GTGTCCAGAATACCGCGGATAGAAAAGGAACTGCTGACCAATTCCCGGACGATAGCCGTCGTCGGGGCATCACCGGATCCGCAACGCCATTCCAATGCGGTTATGGGCTACCTTATCGCCAGCGGTTACCGGGTGATCCCCATCAATCCGACTGTCGAATCCGTGCTGGGACGTAAAAGCTACCCGGACCTGAACTCAGTACCGTATAAGATCGACATTGTCAACGTCTTTCGCGCTCCGGATAAAGTTATGCCGACCATCGAAGAGGCCATCAAGGCCGGGGCTGGAGCTCTTTGGCTGCAGGAGGGTGTGGTCAATGAAGAGGCTGCTGCAAGAGCGCGGCAGGCCGGATTGCCGGTGGTCATGGACCGTTGCATCGCCAAGGTGCACGCGACCATCAATCGGTTGAAACACTGA
- a CDS encoding thiamine pyrophosphate-dependent enzyme, producing the protein MKKVPRVELDEYSSASNSAWCPGCGNFGILRSLDKALVDLELSPHQVLLVSGIGQAGKLPHYTRANVLNGLHGRPLPAATAAKLANHGLAVIAISGDGDGYGEGGNHFIHTMNRNSNLTYLVHNNQVYGLTKGQASPTTDLGFTTKLNPDGAWTALRPLALAVACDCSFVGRGFAGDIDHLAGLIAQAVKHEGFALIEILQPCISFNKKNTFQWYRERIYKVDQDGKYDPANRAAAFEKASEWGDRIPIGVIYRHERPVFEDYVGISSRELLVKQPIDPSSIGQLFDDFT; encoded by the coding sequence GTGAAAAAAGTACCCAGAGTCGAGCTTGATGAATATTCCTCCGCGTCTAACAGTGCCTGGTGTCCCGGATGCGGCAATTTTGGTATTCTACGCTCGCTGGATAAAGCGCTTGTCGACCTGGAACTATCGCCCCACCAGGTGCTGCTGGTGTCCGGGATAGGTCAGGCCGGTAAACTGCCGCATTATACCAGGGCTAATGTTTTAAATGGACTACATGGCCGCCCGCTACCTGCCGCAACAGCGGCCAAGCTGGCGAACCACGGATTAGCTGTTATTGCTATTTCCGGTGACGGTGACGGGTACGGGGAGGGTGGCAATCACTTCATTCATACTATGAACCGGAACTCCAATCTGACCTACCTGGTTCACAACAATCAGGTATATGGGCTGACCAAAGGGCAAGCTTCGCCAACGACTGATTTGGGTTTCACCACTAAGCTCAATCCGGACGGCGCCTGGACCGCGTTGAGGCCGCTGGCTCTGGCAGTGGCTTGTGATTGTTCGTTTGTTGGCCGCGGCTTCGCCGGGGATATTGATCACCTTGCGGGTCTGATTGCCCAGGCGGTAAAACATGAAGGTTTCGCGCTGATTGAAATCCTGCAACCCTGTATAAGTTTCAACAAAAAGAATACCTTTCAATGGTACCGGGAGCGCATCTATAAAGTTGACCAGGACGGCAAATACGACCCGGCAAACCGGGCGGCGGCATTTGAAAAGGCTTCGGAATGGGGTGACCGGATCCCTATCGGCGTCATTTACCGTCACGAACGCCCGGTTTTCGAGGATTACGTCGGTATCAGCAGCCGTGAACTCCTGGTGAAACAACCCATCGACCCATCATCCATTGGCCAGTTATTCGATGATTTTACTTGA
- a CDS encoding 2-oxoacid:acceptor oxidoreductase subunit alpha: protein MIGGEAGQGVQSVGSVLAKTLLRGGYEIFADQDFESRIRGGHSFTRVRVSRRPVAAAVTPIDILVALNEETVKLHEKKVPRQGIIISDISKTGVPKSSARSMLDIPFEKIAISVSGNILMINTVAAGGILGLLDYDFSLFETVLRGEYGRKGEKVVQANVDAGRAGYEFAQQHRPRAFKPRLKPGKPSGKMLISGHEALALGVLAAGCKFVAGYPMTPTTSILEFLADRGREYGLHVVQAEDEISAANMAVGAAYTGVRSMTATSGGGFCLMTETLSLAGMTETPLVVVLGQRSGPAIGLPTRTEQGDLLFALNAGHGEFPRAVLAPGNAEEAFWAAVKAFNLAEVFQTPVIIITDHDLGNSYYTMNKPDLAKVVVDRGKVLSDAEAAEAFDYKRYAYTRTGISPRAFPGQGRALVVADSDEHNEEGHIIEDGKTRRKMMDKRMRKNGGLSRRIAGPTVIRRQNPVYNLICWGSTYGAVAEAARLLEQRGIKAQVTHLRELWPFPVKAFARTLAGGVKNIVVEANFTGQLENLIRAEAGVSADGHVRKYDGRPFTANEIIAALEGRA from the coding sequence ATGATTGGAGGGGAAGCCGGTCAAGGTGTCCAATCCGTAGGCAGTGTGTTGGCTAAAACGCTGCTGCGCGGCGGGTACGAGATTTTTGCCGATCAGGATTTTGAGTCCAGAATCCGGGGGGGACATTCCTTTACCCGCGTGCGGGTCAGCCGACGGCCTGTTGCGGCAGCCGTGACTCCAATTGATATCCTGGTGGCACTAAACGAAGAGACAGTCAAACTCCATGAAAAAAAGGTCCCCCGCCAAGGTATTATTATCAGTGATATTTCGAAAACCGGTGTTCCAAAGAGCTCTGCCCGGTCCATGCTTGACATCCCTTTCGAAAAAATTGCCATCAGTGTCTCAGGCAACATTCTGATGATCAATACCGTCGCCGCAGGCGGTATCTTAGGCTTGTTAGACTATGATTTCAGCCTTTTTGAAACAGTGTTGCGAGGGGAATACGGACGAAAAGGTGAAAAGGTAGTTCAGGCTAACGTGGATGCCGGGCGAGCCGGTTATGAGTTTGCCCAACAGCATCGCCCGAGGGCTTTCAAGCCTCGTCTCAAACCAGGCAAGCCATCAGGAAAGATGCTGATTTCTGGTCATGAAGCACTTGCCCTCGGCGTCCTGGCGGCGGGCTGCAAATTCGTTGCCGGGTACCCGATGACGCCGACAACATCAATTTTGGAGTTCTTAGCTGACAGGGGACGTGAATATGGCCTCCATGTTGTCCAGGCTGAAGATGAGATTTCAGCGGCAAATATGGCAGTCGGAGCGGCTTATACTGGCGTCAGATCGATGACTGCAACCTCCGGAGGGGGTTTTTGCCTGATGACTGAAACCCTGTCCCTAGCCGGTATGACTGAAACACCCCTAGTTGTTGTGTTGGGGCAACGTTCGGGGCCAGCTATCGGGCTGCCCACTCGAACCGAGCAGGGGGACCTGCTGTTTGCCCTAAATGCCGGTCACGGCGAATTCCCCCGAGCCGTACTTGCTCCGGGTAATGCCGAAGAAGCCTTTTGGGCGGCGGTCAAGGCGTTCAATTTGGCGGAGGTTTTCCAGACGCCGGTCATCATCATAACCGACCATGATCTGGGCAACTCTTATTACACAATGAACAAACCTGATCTGGCGAAGGTAGTCGTCGACCGGGGTAAAGTCTTGTCTGACGCCGAGGCGGCCGAAGCCTTTGACTATAAGCGTTACGCTTATACCAGAACCGGAATCTCGCCGCGGGCCTTTCCAGGTCAGGGCAGAGCCCTGGTGGTAGCCGATTCCGACGAACACAATGAAGAGGGTCACATTATCGAAGACGGGAAGACACGCCGAAAGATGATGGACAAGCGAATGCGTAAAAACGGCGGGCTTTCCCGTCGGATTGCCGGTCCGACTGTCATCCGCCGTCAAAATCCCGTTTACAACCTAATCTGCTGGGGGTCAACCTATGGTGCAGTCGCCGAGGCGGCTCGACTGTTGGAACAACGAGGCATTAAGGCGCAAGTTACACACCTGAGAGAACTCTGGCCTTTCCCTGTCAAGGCTTTCGCCCGGACTCTGGCCGGAGGGGTCAAGAACATCGTCGTCGAAGCGAATTTTACCGGGCAGCTCGAAAATCTCATCCGTGCCGAGGCCGGTGTTTCAGCTGACGGCCATGTCCGAAAGTACGACGGACGGCCCTTCACTGCCAATGAAATCATTGCTGCTTTAGAAGGGAGGGCTTAG
- the rd gene encoding rubredoxin, whose product MTKYRCTICNYIYDPAKGDIDGGVTPGTPFDDLPDSWVCPVCGATKDMFVKL is encoded by the coding sequence ATGACAAAATACCGGTGTACCATCTGCAATTATATCTACGATCCCGCTAAAGGCGATATTGATGGCGGCGTCACGCCCGGCACCCCATTTGATGATTTGCCGGACTCGTGGGTATGCCCGGTTTGCGGAGCTACCAAAGACATGTTCGTTAAGTTATGA
- a CDS encoding acetate--CoA ligase family protein has product MGKRGCVPGTVMPPGAAGVPSFSFPEAAVYALSRSRDYGLMRNQPAGRVVNLPGIDLGKAKRIVESARDGWLPTESVFTLLAAYGIKSMAPRFAEDLDRAIGAAEDIGYPVALKLNSVTIIHKTEVGGVALNIGSEEELKVAYHRMLGRVAGAGRASEVRGVTVQKMAGEGAELIAGITRDKTFGPLILFGLGGIYTELFKDRTVRIQPLTDIDAREMVRSVRAFKLLEGFRGEPPADIPAIEELLLRLSAMAEDLPMIKELDLNPIRAFIAGEGYAVVDARILID; this is encoded by the coding sequence ATGGGTAAGCGTGGCTGTGTACCAGGCACTGTTATGCCGCCGGGAGCGGCCGGCGTGCCATCGTTTTCTTTCCCAGAGGCGGCAGTCTATGCTCTATCCAGGTCGCGGGACTATGGCCTGATGAGAAATCAGCCTGCTGGCAGGGTGGTTAATTTGCCAGGTATCGACCTCGGCAAAGCGAAGCGCATCGTCGAATCAGCCAGAGATGGCTGGCTGCCAACAGAATCCGTTTTTACCTTGTTGGCAGCTTACGGCATCAAGTCAATGGCGCCACGGTTCGCTGAAGACCTCGATAGGGCGATCGGCGCGGCCGAGGATATCGGCTACCCGGTAGCGTTGAAACTGAACTCGGTGACGATCATCCATAAGACCGAGGTCGGTGGGGTGGCTTTAAACATCGGCTCGGAGGAGGAGTTGAAGGTAGCTTATCATCGAATGTTGGGCCGGGTGGCAGGCGCCGGCCGCGCTTCCGAAGTGCGAGGCGTAACCGTCCAGAAAATGGCCGGCGAAGGTGCGGAACTCATCGCCGGGATTACTCGCGATAAGACTTTTGGGCCGCTTATCCTCTTTGGCCTAGGCGGCATATATACCGAGCTGTTCAAGGACCGTACCGTCCGAATACAACCGTTGACCGATATTGACGCCCGGGAGATGGTGCGTTCGGTTAGGGCGTTCAAGCTGCTTGAGGGCTTCCGCGGAGAGCCGCCAGCCGACATTCCGGCTATCGAGGAGCTGCTGCTGCGGCTTTCGGCCATGGCGGAGGATTTACCAATGATTAAGGAACTCGATCTCAATCCCATCAGGGCATTCATTGCGGGAGAAGGATATGCGGTTGTTGACGCACGCATCCTAATAGACTGA
- a CDS encoding glycoside hydrolase family 38 C-terminal domain-containing protein, with the protein MGHYTPEDQMDTVYLVPHSHYDAVWAFTKEDYFFINIEKILKPAIEMMADPGYRFLIEQTALIEEIERRNPSLFEDIKRAAQKGQIEFAPGEHLMSDTMLPLGETLVRQILVGKTFIRDKFGTKTLVAWGADSFGYNAQMPQIYLKSGYRYFAFRRGADRESPSEFWWQGLDGSRILTHWMPLGYRAGLYLDELDDAVTKLKSAAATGNILMPSGSGSIPPQPETMRMVRRWNRSHKGIRMVVAKSVDFFRALEKSVPLQLETRQGELYSGKYSRVFPHCTSSRIWLKQSLRHYEHMILACEKWLTLGWLMGMAYPADELNDNWLKVLWGAFHDVAPGTGMDDAYEEVKHNFGYLQSHLAQILSGFIEMVQSNLAESADILVLNAHSWEVRNWVEAELGFDPGEVKRIGGLGSGSDEIGVEILESTRYSDDSFHTVKIGFIAMVSPFGFRTYRLLRHSPRSTPASSDGHRLITKGNCVQNKYFRLEVDPGSGLLDVFIDGKHLLRGNELVIEEETGDLYYHRQNFQGEYRTESEAGVTFGKFRLKHFEIQKTKLRRVIKLESDYYSLIWPYRLQEKLRPVLWRHSYLSVSKTITVYHDLPRIDCVTRVDNRHPQIQLRLKFATDIRSPEYTSEIQFGALSRPTDQALAPAEGDWVEKPSGIYPALNWVDYSDKEYGITLINQGLPSHEIKNGAIYLTLLRSILMLSSDGATGPAVPTPDAQEFKQHVFEYSLYPHKGDWRAAQSYLQGFEVNSNLQAFQLRPEKADGSLFSDSFSFINIAPSSIILAACKRAEDGSGIVLRLYETRGQATEAAIQFFNKVNAGAEPLGRLFPQPSQVWKVNLLEEKESEVAIVEGAVTITFTPFEILTLKVVFQ; encoded by the coding sequence ATGGGCCATTATACGCCGGAGGACCAGATGGACACCGTATACCTCGTGCCTCACAGTCACTACGACGCGGTATGGGCGTTTACCAAAGAAGACTATTTTTTCATTAATATCGAAAAGATTTTAAAACCTGCGATTGAAATGATGGCTGATCCGGGCTACCGTTTCCTCATCGAACAGACTGCGCTTATTGAGGAAATTGAACGGCGGAACCCATCGCTCTTCGAAGACATCAAGCGGGCTGCCCAAAAAGGGCAGATAGAGTTTGCCCCGGGTGAACACCTGATGTCCGATACTATGCTGCCGCTGGGCGAAACCCTGGTGAGGCAAATCCTTGTTGGCAAAACTTTTATCCGGGACAAGTTCGGCACAAAAACGCTTGTTGCCTGGGGAGCCGACAGCTTCGGTTATAACGCTCAGATGCCTCAGATCTATTTGAAATCAGGCTACCGGTATTTTGCTTTCCGCAGGGGTGCCGACCGTGAAAGCCCATCTGAATTTTGGTGGCAGGGTTTAGACGGCAGCCGGATTTTGACTCATTGGATGCCTCTGGGGTATCGCGCCGGGCTTTATCTGGATGAGCTTGATGACGCCGTCACGAAATTGAAATCGGCGGCGGCGACTGGGAATATCTTGATGCCGTCGGGTTCGGGCTCCATTCCGCCGCAACCGGAAACAATGCGCATGGTCAGGCGCTGGAACCGCTCCCACAAGGGAATCAGGATGGTGGTGGCGAAATCCGTGGATTTTTTCCGCGCGCTTGAAAAGTCTGTTCCACTGCAATTGGAAACCCGACAAGGAGAGCTCTATTCCGGGAAATATTCCCGGGTTTTTCCTCATTGCACCTCCTCCCGGATTTGGCTGAAACAGAGTCTGCGGCATTACGAGCATATGATTTTAGCGTGTGAGAAATGGCTGACGTTAGGCTGGCTGATGGGCATGGCCTATCCCGCGGATGAGCTCAATGACAACTGGTTGAAGGTGCTTTGGGGTGCGTTCCACGATGTCGCGCCGGGCACCGGGATGGACGATGCTTATGAGGAAGTCAAACATAATTTCGGCTACCTTCAAAGTCATCTAGCTCAGATACTATCTGGATTTATTGAAATGGTCCAAAGTAATCTAGCTGAATCGGCCGATATTCTAGTACTCAATGCCCATTCATGGGAGGTGCGCAATTGGGTTGAAGCAGAATTGGGTTTTGATCCGGGAGAAGTTAAGAGGATCGGCGGGCTCGGCAGCGGAAGCGATGAGATCGGGGTTGAGATACTCGAGTCGACTCGCTATTCCGATGATTCTTTCCATACTGTCAAAATCGGGTTTATCGCAATGGTGTCGCCTTTCGGCTTTCGCACCTATCGTTTGCTTCGGCACAGCCCGCGATCAACGCCGGCTTCGAGCGACGGCCACCGTTTGATCACCAAGGGTAATTGCGTTCAGAATAAATATTTCCGTCTTGAAGTCGACCCCGGCAGCGGATTACTTGATGTGTTCATCGATGGCAAGCATCTGCTGAGGGGCAATGAGCTGGTAATAGAAGAAGAAACAGGCGATCTGTACTACCACCGGCAGAATTTCCAGGGCGAATACCGTACGGAGAGTGAAGCCGGTGTCACCTTCGGTAAATTCAGACTCAAGCATTTTGAGATTCAGAAGACCAAGCTTCGCCGTGTGATCAAGCTGGAGAGCGATTATTATTCCCTGATCTGGCCATACAGACTGCAGGAAAAGCTGCGGCCTGTATTATGGCGTCACAGTTACCTTTCTGTTTCCAAGACCATCACGGTCTACCACGATCTTCCGCGGATCGACTGTGTCACCAGGGTCGATAACCGCCACCCGCAAATTCAATTGAGGCTCAAGTTTGCGACAGATATCCGTTCCCCTGAATATACTTCGGAAATCCAGTTCGGAGCTCTCAGCCGGCCGACGGATCAGGCTCTTGCCCCAGCCGAAGGGGACTGGGTGGAGAAACCATCCGGGATTTATCCGGCACTTAACTGGGTAGACTATTCCGACAAGGAATACGGCATAACCTTGATCAATCAGGGTCTACCGTCCCATGAGATCAAAAACGGGGCGATATACCTCACCTTACTCCGGAGTATTCTAATGCTTTCCTCCGATGGGGCGACAGGGCCGGCGGTGCCGACACCGGACGCGCAGGAATTCAAACAACACGTTTTTGAGTATTCTCTTTACCCTCACAAAGGAGACTGGAGGGCCGCCCAATCCTACCTGCAAGGATTTGAAGTGAACAGCAACCTTCAAGCCTTTCAACTCCGCCCGGAAAAAGCAGACGGCAGTCTCTTCTCCGATTCATTTTCTTTCATCAATATCGCACCTTCCAGCATCATCCTGGCAGCATGTAAAAGAGCCGAGGATGGCAGCGGAATAGTACTCCGACTCTATGAGACCAGAGGTCAGGCGACCGAAGCGGCGATTCAATTCTTCAATAAGGTTAATGCCGGAGCCGAGCCACTTGGACGGTTGTTCCCTCAACCAAGTCAGGTTTGGAAAGTAAATCTGCTCGAAGAAAAGGAATCAGAAGTTGCCATCGTCGAAGGGGCAGTGACAATTACTTTCACCCCCTTTGAGATTTTAACATTAAAGGTTGTCTTTCAATAG